GTACGGCATGGTGCTGTTGCCGGAGTTTCGCGAGTGGGCCTTGCCGGAACTGCGCGATGCCATCGACCGTGAGTTCTTTATCCTCTCCGAGGCCCATTACCAGCGCTATATCGCCCCGGCCTTCTTGAACGATGCACTCGCTGACTGACAACACACATCCAAATGGGGGAGGGTCTTGCCCCCACCCACATTGGATCTCGGTGGTATGGGGGAGTCGGCGTCAGGCCTTGGTCGCCAGTGCCCCCAGGTCATCCATCAAGGTCTGCGGCTTGAGCACCAGTACATCGCTGTCCACCGCGTCCAGTATCACCTCCGCCGTATTACCGATCAGCGCTCCGGAAATGCCGGTGCGCCCCACTGTGCCGATGATGGTCACGGCCGCTTTCAGTGTGTGGGCAAGATGGGGGATCAATACGTCCGCCGGGCCCTCTTCGACGTGCAGGTGTGCGTCATCCACATCGAATTTAGCCTGGAACGCCTTGCACTGCTCGCGATAACGCGCCTCGATGGTTTCCTTGAGCTGGAACGTCGGGTCCGCCGCCGACAGCATCGGCGAAGGATGGGCGCTGATCACATGCAACTGCGCCTTGGCCAGACTGGCGATTTCGAAGCCATGGTCGATGATCGCGTGATGCAGTTCGCGGTGTTCTGCGTCGTTGTTGCCCACATCAATCGCCGCCAGAATCACCCCGCCCGCCCAAGGCGTGGACGTCTTCACCAGCAGCACCGGCGTCGGGCACACGCGCAACAGTTTCCAGTCCGCCGGCGTCAGCAGCGCCTTTTTAAGCGGGCTGTCGGGAAAGTGCTGCTTGATCACCAGCCCACAGCCTTCGGCCTGCTGCACGTCGATAATGGTGTCATGCAGGCTTTCATTCCACGCCTGCTCGGTGGTCACGCTGTAACCGTCTTCCTGCAAGCCGGCCTTGAGCAGGCTCAACAGCGCCGAATGCTCGTGTTTCCTGTCGCAGATCAGCAAATGCAAGTGCGCGCCGGTGACCCCGGCGATCAGCTTGGCGCGCTTGAGGGCCAGGCTTTCCGAATGCGCGGGCTCGATGACCACCAGGATGCTGCGAATGGCTTGCATGATCGGATCTCCAAAAGGGTGAGCGTGGAACAACTATAGTTGCTGCCCGCCGGACGTCATGTTGATGCACATCAAGCCCGGTGGCTGGTGGTCTGCGGCGCGGTCGGTATAATCGCCCCCCTTTTGTGATCCTTTGCCCGTGAGCCCGATGAACCTGCCCGAAATCCACGAATTCCTCGGTTGCCGTACCCCTGACGCCTGGGTCCAGGCCGCGTTGGCCGATCAGGACACCCTGTTGATCGACCACAAGAACTGTGAATTCAAGGCCGCCAGCACCGCGCTTAGCCTCATGGCCAAGTACTACGCCCATGTCGACCTGATCAACATGATGTCGCGTCTGGCCCGGGAAGAACTCGTGCATCACGAGCAGGTCATGCGCCTGATGAAAAAGCGCAAAGTGGAACTGCGCCAACTGCACGCCGGGCGTTATGCCTCCGGACTGCGCAAAGTGGTGCGCAGTCATGAGCCGGTCAAGCTGGTGGACACTCTGGTGGTCGGCGCGTTTATCGAGGCGCGCAGTTGCGAGCGTTTCGAAGCGCTGGTGCCGCATTTGGACGAAGAACTCGGCAAGTTCTACTTTGGCCTGCTCAAAAGCGAAGCGCGGCATTTCCAGGGCTATTTGAAATTGGCCTACCAGTATGGCGACGCCAGGGACATTGCCCAGGTGATCGAGCGGGTAAGGGCGGCGGAGCAGGAATTGATCGAGTCACCCGACATCGAGTTCCGCTTTCACAGTGGCGTGCCAGCCTGACGCTACCGCGACGCCGATCAGCGCGGTGATCCCGGTCAGTAACAGGATCACCGTTTGCGTGCCGACAGGCGCGGCCAGCAGCGCAACCATCAAGCCCGCCAAGGGTTGGGCGAGATTGTTGAGCAGGGTGATCACGCCTACGGTCTTGCCGAAGTCCTGCACCGGAATCACCCGCTGCCGGGTGCTGCGCAGGTACACGTTGAACATCTTGTCAAAGCCTGTGATCAGCAGGAAACCCAGGGTGTAGGCCCACACATCAGGGCTGATCGCCGTGATCAGCGCACCGACGGCAATCATTGAATAGCCCAGCCCGCCCATGAGCTTCATGGGCAATGCCGAGTGAGCCAGATAGAACAGAATCCCGATGGTGACCAGCGCCCCGGCAGCCTGGAGCAGGGCGTAGCTGTCCTTGCCGGCGCCGAACTGGCCGGTGACCATGGCCGCCGAGGTCGCCAGCGTTACGCCGACGATCAGGTTGACGCCGACCGCCAGGGTGATGATGCGCTTGAGTGCCGCCAGTCGACCTATGTGGCCGAAGGCGATGCGCAGCGGCTGCAGCCAGATATCGCCGTGCTGGGCATGGCTCGGTAGGTGGATTGTGGTGTGGCGCTGCCAGATCAACATGGCCAGATCGGCCACTACGAACAAGCCGGCCACGCCTGCCACCACCCACGGCCAGCTCCAGACTTGCAGCAGCAGCGCCGCCAGCAGCGGGCCGAGCACCAGGCCGCTCTGATCGGCAATCTGTGAATAGGACAGGGTCTTGGCGTAGCTGTACTGTGGGAAACCATGGGGCATCACCACTTCCCGCGCCATGATGCCCAGGGTCGTCAGCACCCCGCACAGTGCCGATAGGATCACCAGCCAATAAATGCCATCGAACACCCCATACAACGCTACCGTCACTGCGCACACCAGTGCCCGGTAGA
The sequence above is drawn from the Pseudomonas quebecensis genome and encodes:
- a CDS encoding tRNA-(ms[2]io[6]A)-hydroxylase: MNLPEIHEFLGCRTPDAWVQAALADQDTLLIDHKNCEFKAASTALSLMAKYYAHVDLINMMSRLAREELVHHEQVMRLMKKRKVELRQLHAGRYASGLRKVVRSHEPVKLVDTLVVGAFIEARSCERFEALVPHLDEELGKFYFGLLKSEARHFQGYLKLAYQYGDARDIAQVIERVRAAEQELIESPDIEFRFHSGVPA
- a CDS encoding MFS transporter; this translates as MRKDYLAFFISLFVSRLADQVLLFIVPLIVFQTTGSVAWAGLAFFCESLPRYLAFPVCGALCDKFSPVRILHISQVYRALVCAVTVALYGVFDGIYWLVILSALCGVLTTLGIMAREVVMPHGFPQYSYAKTLSYSQIADQSGLVLGPLLAALLLQVWSWPWVVAGVAGLFVVADLAMLIWQRHTTIHLPSHAQHGDIWLQPLRIAFGHIGRLAALKRIITLAVGVNLIVGVTLATSAAMVTGQFGAGKDSYALLQAAGALVTIGILFYLAHSALPMKLMGGLGYSMIAVGALITAISPDVWAYTLGFLLITGFDKMFNVYLRSTRQRVIPVQDFGKTVGVITLLNNLAQPLAGLMVALLAAPVGTQTVILLLTGITALIGVAVASGWHATVKAELDVG
- a CDS encoding universal stress protein; the protein is MQAIRSILVVIEPAHSESLALKRAKLIAGVTGAHLHLLICDRKHEHSALLSLLKAGLQEDGYSVTTEQAWNESLHDTIIDVQQAEGCGLVIKQHFPDSPLKKALLTPADWKLLRVCPTPVLLVKTSTPWAGGVILAAIDVGNNDAEHRELHHAIIDHGFEIASLAKAQLHVISAHPSPMLSAADPTFQLKETIEARYREQCKAFQAKFDVDDAHLHVEEGPADVLIPHLAHTLKAAVTIIGTVGRTGISGALIGNTAEVILDAVDSDVLVLKPQTLMDDLGALATKA